Genomic segment of Streptomyces brevispora:
GACGCTCCCACCCGTCGCGGCGGCCACCGGGCCCACACCCTTGGAAGAGCGGAAGGCCAAGACCAGCCATGGCACCACCCGAAGCAGTACCGCAGCCGCCGGAGCCGGGCGCCGCCGCGAAGGAGGCACCCGTGCCGGCCGCCGCGGAGGAGATCACCGCACCGGCCGGCGCCGTCCTCGAAGCCCGCTCGGTTAGCAAGCGTTTCCCGGGCGTCGTCGCCCTCGACGACGTCACCTTCTCCCTGCGCGCCGGGGAGACCCACGCACTGGTGGGCGAGAACGGAGCCGGCAAGTCCACCCTGATCAAGGTGCTGACCGGTGTGTACCAGCCCGACGAGGGCGAGCTGCGGCTGACCGGACAACAGGTGTCCTTCGCCCGGCCGTTCGAGGCGCAACAGGCCGGTATCTCCACGATCTACCAGGAGGTGAACCTCGTCCCGCTGATGAGCGTGGCGCGCAACATCTTCCTGGGACGTGAGCCGAAGAACCGTTTCGGCCTGATCGACTTCGGCCGTATGCACCGCGAGACCACCGAACTGCTCGACGGCTTCGGCGTACGCGTCGACCCGAAGCGGCCCCTGCACACCCTGGGCATCGGCACCCAGCAGATGGTCGCCCTCGCCCGCGCCGTCTCGGTCAACGCCCAGGTCGTCATCATGGACGAACCCACCTCCTCGCTGGAACCGCGCGAGGTCGAGACCCTCTTCCGGGTCATCGAGGACCTGCGCGAACGCGGCATCGCGGTGCTCTACGTCAGCCACCGCATGGATGAGCTCTACCGGATCTGCGACCGCGTCACCGTGCTCCGCGACGGCCGCCACATCCACACCGGCGACCTCGCCGACCTCGACCGCATGCAACTCGTCTCGATGATGCTCGGCCGTGACATGGCGGAGGTCAGCCGCTCCGGCCTCACCAGCTTCGGCCCCGAGGGCCACGACGCCGCGCGCACCCCGGTGCTCACCGCGACCGGCCTTTCCCGCAACCACCAACTCCACCACATATCACTGTCGTTGTACGCCGGTGAGGTGCTCGGCCTCGGCGGTCTCCTCGGCTCGGGCCGCAGTGAGACCGCGAAGGCCCTGGCCGGTGCGCTGAGCCTGGACTCCGGTGAGATCGGGGTCGGCGGACGCACCCTGCGCAGGCTCACCTCCGCCGGCGCCATCCGGGCCGGCATCAGCCTGCTGCCCGAGGACCGCAAGGCCGAGGGCATCGTCCCCGGCCTCTCGGTCCGCGAGAACATCGTGCTGGCCGCGATGCCGCGGCTCTCCCGCGCCGGTGTCGTCTCCCGCGCCAGGCAGGACCGCATCGTCGACATCTTCATGAAGCGGCTGCGGATCAAGGCGGCGAGCCCCGAGCAGAAGGTCGGCGAGCTCTCCGGCGGCAACCAGCAGAAGGTACTGCTGGCCCGCTGGCTCTGTCTGGAGCCCAAGGTCCTGCTGCTCGACGAGCCCACCCGCGGCATCGACGTCGGCGCCAAGGCCGAGGTCCAGAGCCTCATCGACGACCTCGCCCGCGAGGGCCTCGCCGTCCTGCTCATCTCCTCCGACATCGAGGAACTCATCGAGGGCGCCGACCGCATCGTCGTCCTGCGCGGCGGCGCGGTCGCGGGCGAACTGGCGGGCGACGAGGTGGCCGAGAGCCATCTGCTCGAAGTGCTCGCCGACCACTCACCGGCGCCCGCAGGGAAGGCCCCGGCCGCTCAGGAGGACCCCCGATGACCCAGGCCACGCTCTCCACACCCGCCGCCCGCCCCCTGGCGCGGCTGCGCGACCCCGCCTGGTACCAGGAGTACGGCGTGTACCTCGCCGTCGCGGTGGTGCTCCTCTTCAACGCGCTGTTCACCGAACACTTCATGACCGCGGACAACCTTCGCACCCAGCTCGTCCAGGTCGCCCCCATCGTCATCGTCGCCCTGGGCATGGCCCTGGTGATCGGCACCGAGGGCGTCGACCTCTCCGTCGGCTCGACCATGGCGGTGGCCGCCGCGCTCCTGCCGCTCTACCTCGGGTACGGGCTGGTGCCCGCGCTCGTCATGGCGCTGCTGGCCGGTGCGCTCGTCGGAGCGGTCAACGGCACGCTGGTCTCCCTCGTCGGGCTCCAGCCGATCGTCGCCACACTCGCGCTGTTCGTCGGCGGCCGCGGCCTGGCCCTGGTCATGGCGGACGGTCAGCTCAAGCAGATCGTCAACCCCGACCTGCTCTCGCTCGGCACCGGATCCTTCCTCGGCATCCCGCTGGTCGTGCTCATCGCCGCGGTCCTCGCGGTCGCCGTCGCCTTCCTGGTCCAGCGCACCACCTTCGGCCGCCAGGTCGTCGCCATCGGCGGCAACCGGTCCGCCGCCTCCCTCGCCGGACTGCCCGTACGCCGGGTACTGATCGGTGTGTACATGCTCTGCGGAGTGCTGGCCGCACTGGCCGGCATCCTCGCCACCGCCAGGCTCACCGCCAGCGACCCCTCCTCTCTGGGCACCCTCATGGAGCTCTCCGCCATCACGGCGGTCGTGGTCGGCGGCACCCCGCTCAACGGCGGTTCCATCCGCGTACTCGGCACGGTCGCGGGTGCCCTGCTGATGCAGCTGCTGCGCGCCACCCTCGTCAAGCACGACCTGCCCGACTCCACCGCACAGATCGCCCAGGCGGCCATCATCATCGCCGCCGTCTACGTCGCCCGGGAGCGTCGGTCCCGATGAACGAAACCTCACCCGCCCCGGTGGCCCAGGCCCCGGCGCCGCGCAAGACCCCCGCAGCGGCCGGCGGCGGCGCGCCCCGCCCCGTGACCGGCGCCCCACCCCCGCTCGGGCAACGGCTCGCCGAACTCCTCCAGCGCCAGGGCGTGCTCGCGGTCCTGCTCACGGTCGTGATCGTCGCGTCCTTCATCTACCCGACGTTCGCCACCCTGGACAACGCCCGCGGCGTGACCGTACAGGCGTCGTTCCTCGCCGTGGTGGCCCTCGGCATGACCATGGTCATCATCACCGGCGGCATCGACCTGTCCGTCGGATCCGTCTTCGCGCTGGGCGGCGTCCTCGCCGCCTGGGCCTCGCAATGGGGCTTCCTGGCCGCGCTGTTCGTACCACTCGTGGTGTGCGGTGCGATCGGACTGCTCAACGGCTTCCTGGTCGCCCGCGCCGGGATGGCACCGTTCATCGTCACGCTCGCCACCCTGCTGGGGGCCCGCGGCATACTCCTCGCCTTCACCGACGAGGGGGCCACCACCTACCTGGTCCCCAAGGGTTCGGCCTTCGCCGAGCTCGGGCAGGGCAGCGTCCGGGGCTTCGGCTACCCGATCCTGATCGCCCTCGTGCTGTTCGGCATCGGCGGGCTGGTGCTGCAGCGCACCTCGTTCGGACAGACGCTCTTCGCGGTGGGCGGCAGCAGCGACGCGGCCACCCTGATGGGCCTGCCCGTGGCCCGTACCAAGGTCCTGGTCTACGCGCTCAGCGGACTGCTGGCCGGACTTGCCGGCGCGCTCAACGCGGCCAGGCTGTCGTCCGGGGTCACCATCGTCGGCGTGGGCATGGAACTCGACGCGATCTCCGCCGTCGTCATCGGCGGCACGCTCCTGATCGGCGGCGCCGGATCGATCAGCGGAACGCTCTGGGGCGTACTGCTGCTCGCCGTCATCCAGAATCTGATCAACCAGATCGGCTCGCTGAATTCCTCGTACCAGTCGGTGGTCAGCGGGGGGTTCCTTATCGTTGTCGTCGTGGCACAGCGCTACCTGGCGCGCAGCCGCAGAACCACTTGAACCCGTACCACTTGAACCCGTGCCGGGGCCGCGGTCCCGGCACGGGGCGAGCCGAACCGGGGCAGAGCCGGGCCACTGCGCTTCAACGCGCGTCAAGTCGATTCAGGGAGTGCCGTGGGCGTCAGCCTCAAGGACGTTGCGCAACGGGCGGGCGTATCCATCAAGACCGTGTCGAACGTGGTGAACAACTATCAGCACGTCACACCGAAGATGCGCGCCAAGGTGCAGCAGGCCATCGACGAGCTCGGCTACCGTCCGAACCTCACCGCCCGGCATCTGCGCAAGGGCCGCACGGGCATCATCGCCCTCGCCGTCCCCGAGTTCGGCAACCCGTACTTCGCGGAACTGGCCGGTGAGGTCGTCGACGCGGCCGCCCGGCACGACTACACCGTGCTGGTCGACCACACCGGCGGTCTGCGGGAGAAGGAGCTCCTGGTCAGCCAGGGATTCCGGTCCCATGTGATCGACGGCCTCATCCTCAGCCCCATCCATCTGGAGACCGAGGACCTGATGGCGCGCACCGAGACCGCCCCACTGGTGCTGCTGGGCGAGCGCGAGTACGAGGCCCCGTACGACCACATCGCCATCGACAACGTGGCGGCCTCCCGCGAGGCCGTGCGCCATCTCATCGATCAGGGGAACCGGCGGATCGCCTTCCTCGGCTCACGCACCGGCCGCGAACGGCAGCCGGCCCATCTCCGGCTGCGCGGCTGGCGTGAGGAGCTCGCCGCCGAGGGCATCACCCCCGACGAGTCGCTGGTCGTGGTCACCGACGGCTACGGCCGCGAGGACGGGGCCACGGCGATGGCGGCCCTCCTGGACCGCGGGGAGCAGCCCGACGCCGTGTTCGCGTACAACGACCTCATCGCCATCGGGGCGATGCGCACCCTCTCCGAACGTGGCCTGCGCATTCCCGAGGACGTCGCCGTCGTCGGGTTCGACGACATCGAGGAGAGCCTCTACGGAGCCACCACCCTGACCACGGTCGCTCCGGACAAGAAGGCCATCGCCCGGCTCGCCGTCGACAGCCTCGTCGAACGCCTCTCCGGCGACCCGGTGCCCGCACCCCGGCGGCCCCGGCCCGGCTACCGGCTCATCGTCCGGGAATCCACCGCCCCCCGGCCCTAGAAAATGCCCGGACCGCGCCGGACTCCGCGAGCCCGGCACGGTCCGGACGAAGACCGCCAGGGCCCGTCGTCGAACCGCGGTCCGCCCCGCGCGGCGCCCGGCACACCCGCTCCGGCCGTACCCGCCCAGCCCGGCCGTCCGCTCGTCCGCTCGTCCCAAGGATCTCTGATGCCTCGCCCCACCGTGAACCGCAATCCGTTCGGCGCCCATGGGAACACGGACGTCGATGTCTGGACGCTCGATTCCGGCGCCGGAGTCCGGGCCGAGATCCTCACCTACGGCGGCATCCTGCACCGCCTCACCGTGCCGGACACCGCCGGAGCCCCCGCGTCCGTCGTCCGGTCGCTGCCGGGCCTGGACGACTACACGGGCGGCAACCCGTTCTTCGGCGCTCTCATCGGCCGCTTCGCCAACCGCATCGCGTACGGCCGGTTCACCCTCGACGAGGCGGAGTACCAGGTCCCCGCCACCGACCGGGGGCACGCCCTGCACGGCGGGCCCGGCGGCTTCCACACCCGTGTCTGGCAGGCGGCCGGGGAGGCCACCGACGCGGCCGCGACGCTCCGACTCACCCTGCACAGCGCCGACGGCGACATGGGATTTCCCGGAGCGCTGGACGTCACCGTCACCTACGCCCTCGACGCGGCGGGCACGCTGGCCCTCGACTACACCGCGACCACGGACCGCCCCACCGTCGTCAACCTCACCAACCACGCCTACTTCGACCTCGCCGCACAGGGCGACATCCGCGGCCACACGCTCCAGGTGGACGCCGACAGCTACCTTCCCGTCGACGAGGACGGCATCCCCGAGGGCCCGGCCACGACGGTGCACGCCACCCCGTTCGACCTCACCGCCCCGTGCACCGTCGGGGAACGGATCGCGCTCCCCGACGAGCAACTGCGCAGGGCGGGCGGCTTCGACCACTGCTGGATCCTCCGCGCTCCCGGGACGGGACTGCGCCGGGCCGCCCGTCTCACCGCCCCCGGGGCCGGCCGGATCATGGAGGTGTGGACCACCGAACCCGGCATCCAGGTCTACACCGCCAACCAGCTCGACGGCACCCTCGCCGCCCCCGGCGGCGGGCGCCACGACCGCCACAGCGCCGTCTGCCTGGAGACCCAGCACCTGCCCGACTCGCCCAACCGGCCGGACCACCCCGGCACCGTCCTGCGCCCGGACGAAGTCTTCCGCAGCCGGACCGAGTTCAGGTTCCCGCACCTCGCCGCCGTCACGGGCTGAGCCCCCGGCCGCGCCCATGAAACGGCCCGGCCCGCGGATGTCGCACACTCCGCGGGCCGGGCCTCCTGGCATGCCGTGCTACTTCAGGTACGGACCCGCAGCCCCGACCTTCCCCGGAGCGGCGTTGCGGCCGCCGAGGTCCAGGACGTAGACCCGCATGTTGCCCTTGCCGGGGGCCGCCACGGTCAGCCTGCCGTTCGCCACCACCTGGGTGTCACCGGTGACGGCGTCCTTGTAGGTGCCGTTGGGGACACCGGTGTACGTGGCCGCGCCGGTGACCGTCACCAGGGCGAAGCTGTCCACTCCGCTGGCGGCGTCGGTATAGCGCCGCTTGTACGCCATTCCCCCGGTGATGCCCTCGGTGGAGTACTGGCCCATCTGCAGGGCCGGCACCGCACGGCGGATGTCGTTGAGCCGCTGGACATGCTTGACCAGGGGCTTGCTCAGCGTGTTCGCGACCTCGCCGGTGGCCGACGAGACCTTGCCGAAGTCGGACGCCTCGACCGTGCCCGCGAGACGGTCGCCGTAGTAGGCGCGGCCGGTGGTCGCCAGCGGGCAGCTGGGCCCGCAGTCGATCTTCTTGCCGGCCTGGAACTCAACCTCCGATCCGTAGTACAGGGTCGGGATGCCGCGGAACGTCCACATCAGGGCCATGTTCTCGGCCCAGGCGTCGGTGCCGCCCGCATAGCGCTCACCGCTCTTGTTGGGACCGTAGTCGTGGCTGTCCACGTAGACGACGTTGTACGTGGCGTCGTTGTAACTGTCGTCCGAGTCCTTGCCGTTGTTGTACGCGTTGTTGGCATCCCCGAAGTTCATGTGCATCCGCATGTCGATGACGTTCATGCCGGAGAACTTGCTGTGGTCGGGCGTGTGATAGGCGTTCCCGTCCAGGAAGGAGTTGGTGGACGTCGGCTGCGCCCCGGTGCCCAGCTTCTCCTCGTGGTCGTACATCTCCAGTGCGGCCTTGGTGTCGTCGGCGTCGTACTCCTTGCGCTCCTTCCACGTGAAGAACTGCGCGGAGTGGTTGACCGATCCGCGGTTCCACTTGTCGTTGACGAACGCGCCCACCTCACCGAAGACGAAGAAGTTCTTCGCCGCCTCCGCGCCGAACTGCTGGGTGACGCGCTCCTGGATCGCCGGCAGGAACCGGCGGTTCCAGGTGGTGCGCGGAATGTGAACGGCGGTGTCGATGCGGAAGCCGTCGACGCCCATGTCGATGTACTTGTTGTACGCCCCGATCAGGTAGTTCTGGACGGGTGCCGACTCGGTGTTGAAGTCGGCCAGGTCGTCGTGCAGCCAGCAGGAGCGAGAGTCCTCGCCCTCCCAGTTCCCCAGCCAGCAGT
This window contains:
- a CDS encoding sugar ABC transporter ATP-binding protein, which translates into the protein MAPPEAVPQPPEPGAAAKEAPVPAAAEEITAPAGAVLEARSVSKRFPGVVALDDVTFSLRAGETHALVGENGAGKSTLIKVLTGVYQPDEGELRLTGQQVSFARPFEAQQAGISTIYQEVNLVPLMSVARNIFLGREPKNRFGLIDFGRMHRETTELLDGFGVRVDPKRPLHTLGIGTQQMVALARAVSVNAQVVIMDEPTSSLEPREVETLFRVIEDLRERGIAVLYVSHRMDELYRICDRVTVLRDGRHIHTGDLADLDRMQLVSMMLGRDMAEVSRSGLTSFGPEGHDAARTPVLTATGLSRNHQLHHISLSLYAGEVLGLGGLLGSGRSETAKALAGALSLDSGEIGVGGRTLRRLTSAGAIRAGISLLPEDRKAEGIVPGLSVRENIVLAAMPRLSRAGVVSRARQDRIVDIFMKRLRIKAASPEQKVGELSGGNQQKVLLARWLCLEPKVLLLDEPTRGIDVGAKAEVQSLIDDLAREGLAVLLISSDIEELIEGADRIVVLRGGAVAGELAGDEVAESHLLEVLADHSPAPAGKAPAAQEDPR
- a CDS encoding ABC transporter permease, whose product is MTQATLSTPAARPLARLRDPAWYQEYGVYLAVAVVLLFNALFTEHFMTADNLRTQLVQVAPIVIVALGMALVIGTEGVDLSVGSTMAVAAALLPLYLGYGLVPALVMALLAGALVGAVNGTLVSLVGLQPIVATLALFVGGRGLALVMADGQLKQIVNPDLLSLGTGSFLGIPLVVLIAAVLAVAVAFLVQRTTFGRQVVAIGGNRSAASLAGLPVRRVLIGVYMLCGVLAALAGILATARLTASDPSSLGTLMELSAITAVVVGGTPLNGGSIRVLGTVAGALLMQLLRATLVKHDLPDSTAQIAQAAIIIAAVYVARERRSR
- a CDS encoding ABC transporter permease — protein: MNETSPAPVAQAPAPRKTPAAAGGGAPRPVTGAPPPLGQRLAELLQRQGVLAVLLTVVIVASFIYPTFATLDNARGVTVQASFLAVVALGMTMVIITGGIDLSVGSVFALGGVLAAWASQWGFLAALFVPLVVCGAIGLLNGFLVARAGMAPFIVTLATLLGARGILLAFTDEGATTYLVPKGSAFAELGQGSVRGFGYPILIALVLFGIGGLVLQRTSFGQTLFAVGGSSDAATLMGLPVARTKVLVYALSGLLAGLAGALNAARLSSGVTIVGVGMELDAISAVVIGGTLLIGGAGSISGTLWGVLLLAVIQNLINQIGSLNSSYQSVVSGGFLIVVVVAQRYLARSRRTT
- a CDS encoding LacI family DNA-binding transcriptional regulator, which produces MGVSLKDVAQRAGVSIKTVSNVVNNYQHVTPKMRAKVQQAIDELGYRPNLTARHLRKGRTGIIALAVPEFGNPYFAELAGEVVDAAARHDYTVLVDHTGGLREKELLVSQGFRSHVIDGLILSPIHLETEDLMARTETAPLVLLGEREYEAPYDHIAIDNVAASREAVRHLIDQGNRRIAFLGSRTGRERQPAHLRLRGWREELAAEGITPDESLVVVTDGYGREDGATAMAALLDRGEQPDAVFAYNDLIAIGAMRTLSERGLRIPEDVAVVGFDDIEESLYGATTLTTVAPDKKAIARLAVDSLVERLSGDPVPAPRRPRPGYRLIVRESTAPRP
- a CDS encoding aldose epimerase family protein; this translates as MPRPTVNRNPFGAHGNTDVDVWTLDSGAGVRAEILTYGGILHRLTVPDTAGAPASVVRSLPGLDDYTGGNPFFGALIGRFANRIAYGRFTLDEAEYQVPATDRGHALHGGPGGFHTRVWQAAGEATDAAATLRLTLHSADGDMGFPGALDVTVTYALDAAGTLALDYTATTDRPTVVNLTNHAYFDLAAQGDIRGHTLQVDADSYLPVDEDGIPEGPATTVHATPFDLTAPCTVGERIALPDEQLRRAGGFDHCWILRAPGTGLRRAARLTAPGAGRIMEVWTTEPGIQVYTANQLDGTLAAPGGGRHDRHSAVCLETQHLPDSPNRPDHPGTVLRPDEVFRSRTEFRFPHLAAVTG